In Plasmodium chabaudi chabaudi strain AS genome assembly, chromosome: 10, a single genomic region encodes these proteins:
- a CDS encoding GTPase Era, putative produces MFRKNITLFKLLSIRDKWVFFSNVRNFSILERYIRARPHANELKINDINIDDSKKDEDTKNKSKYYSPNITRGVIPKSAYMNTWKIPEQPENPKFLKVAIIGAPNSGKSSLLNTILDKTISSVSPKINTTKQDIKGIYTKDNVQLIFIDSPGIIPSHKKKKFCKELVNYAWKGYEEADLVLFVVDTVKRPTHDIISIIRMLAPKQIEAYNSDSEDDNEKENNIYNLTDHKNDDISNGNENDAKMGVQILEDDKNEHNMNQEVATIPNNEKVSDTKSNDKLDSEQIIDYFSYAMDKNPLYNDKSVKENLFENRKKIIESYNQSHNNKPKIIPPVILVLNKVDLCTESKWSNARAKEFMNNGKFDNIFFISAKYNKGVEELIDYISKFKAKEQLWAYPKEESTTLTKVQIVEQLINTYLYCWFNKDVPYKIKHHMISWHVNINNSIIIEYQIVVKSDKVAKMICGVHNKLILNMRKNVSYKLTKLWGQDVYVHIHVKSINT; encoded by the coding sequence ATgttcagaaaaaatattactttatttaaacTGCTAAGTATAAGGGACAAATGggtatttttttcgaatGTCCGTAACTTTTCTATATTAGAAAGATATATAAGAGCAAGACCCCATGCTAAtgaattgaaaataaatgacataaatatagatgatagtaaaaaagatgaagatacaaaaaacaaaagtaAATATTATTCCCCTAATATAACAAGAGGGGTAATACCAAAAAGTGCTTATATGAATACATGGAAAATTCCAGAGCAGCCAGAAAATcctaaatttttaaaagttgCAATAATTGGAGCTCCAAATTCTGGAAAAAGTTCCTTattaaatacaattttgGATAAAACCATTTCATCAGTTTCACCTAAAATTAATACAACAAAACAAGATATAAAAGGGATATATACTAAAGACAATGTtcaattaatatttattgattCGCCAGGAATTATACCTtctcataaaaaaaaaaaattttgtaaagaGTTGGTTAATTATGCTTGGAAAGGATATGAAGAGGCTGATTTAGTTTTATTTGTTGTAGATACGGTTAAAAGACCTACACACGATATTATTAGTATTATTAGAATGTTAGCTCCCAAACAAATTGAAGCATATAATAGTGATAGTGAAGATGATAATGAAAAGgagaataatatttataatctGACTGATcacaaaaatgatgatataagTAATggtaatgaaaatgatgctAAAATGGGAGTACAAATATTAGAAGACgataaaaatgaacatAATATGAATCAAGAAGTTGCGACCATCCCAAATAATGAGAAAGTATCAGATACTAAATCTAATGACAAATTAGACTCTGAACAAATTAtagattatttttcatatgcCATGGATAAAAATCcattatataatgataaaagtgttaaagaaaatttatttgaaaaccgaaaaaaaataattgaatCTTATAATCAAtcacataataataaaccaaaaataataccaCCCGTCATTTTAGTATTAAATAAAGTTGATTTGTGTACAGAAAGTAAATGGTCAAATGCAAGAGCCAAGGAATTTATGAATAACGGGAagtttgataatatattttttatatctgctaaatataataaaggtGTAGAAGAGCTAATAGattatatatcaaaatttaaagCAAAAGAACAACTATGGGCATATCCAAAAGAAGAAAGTACAACTTTAACCAAAGTACAAATTGTAGAACAATTaattaatacatatttatattgttgGTTTAACAAAGATGTtccatataaaattaaacatCATATGATATCATGgcatgtaaatataaacaattcaATAATAATTGAATATCAAATTGTAGTGAAAAGTGATAAAGTAGCTAAAATGATTTGTGGAGTTCATAATAAACTTATACTTAATATGAGAAAAAATGTGTCTTATAAATTAACGAAATTATGGGGTCAAGACGTATATGTGCACATTCATGTCAAATCTATTAACACGTGa
- a CDS encoding ataxin-2 like protein, putative, which translates to MNKTENNHLQNRHKKINEDRLTYVMTCLFGNEVNVHMKDGNEIKGLFHGYNCNSDNSNSNNREGDISLNYAQVLAKNDKLSGPINKAMIIPENAYTTIIAKNINLELKDPDEVKNVKDNFKIDADISLKKKKSHSANRELKRWVCDDNNLDDPNYAKLKLDDKLNEPWDQFEQNRKLYGVTTTYKEEIYTTNLDINKVPHHVKLQAEKIAKELENRGVHLDPEDADKNNKDIDEEDLFGAVRRNKDKFAKSHKFKKDDNNSNNNNNGSNSSKNKSRFHQFTIKDLKEKLQLVKKENEKKYPINKQKKINFTISSSNDENNSSNKKNKGSSKNPATQNAEFIGINALNLEPALPKLDEKTRPEWIMLKNKTKNRTSNKKDKSTEKMEFITAAKEFNEKLANKINLNAKESNTKTNKNFMGSPNRLSNENQKNLSNASDKGKYKNAQDIDMSKIQGNGNMMNHMNFNPNLNANYIPNGSNMPPYNPYIMNYNNMKNNIPDPNMGYYQNVMPDPQNNKMFQFDDLNMNRNDGIPYAYQNININMMLNKFQNSIYNPPIKDDADLKSSTKLCSFPVKSVETNKSFDTVMDNALKYSKEEDCQNTPLEFKSTKNLSYKTILGEIPSGSSSNNYQDIKSFSNNMPIQQNISNIVVNLPFIPVVPRAMNTPFMEGGSYFNPYVRGYYPNNCVPINSNNGQFFNMPITNIDTNYSGNKNMNMYPLRNPHLSNNRMHYPGVSYMPYNMNYGVNNNITNTNNNLNMMNNSNAPMHNMNMPPYPPDFVVMDPQKYSNPHSPSSPFFPKYQCQIYYVPPVHRMNNA; encoded by the exons atgaataaaacaGAGAACAACCATTTGCAAAACagacacaaaaaaataaatgaagatAGATTAACATATGTTATGACATGCTTATTTGGAAATGAAGTAAATGTGCATATGAAAGAtggaaatgaaataaaaggaCTGTTTCATGGGTATAATTGTAATTCAGATAATtctaatagtaataatagaGAAGGTGATATATCCTTAAATTATGCTCAAGTTTTagcaaaaaatgataaactTAGTGGTCCAATAAATAAAGCTATGATCATTCCAgaaaatgcatatactACTATTATAgccaaaaatataaacctTGAATTAAAAGATCCAGATgaagtaaaaaatgttaaagataattttaaaattgatgCTGATATAtctctaaaaaaaaagaaatcaCATTCAGCTAATAGAGAATTAAAAAGATGGGTAtgtgatgataataatcTTGACGATCCTAATTATGCCAAATTAAAACTAgatgataaattaaatgaacCATGGGATCAATTTGAGCAAAacagaaaattatatggtGTTACAACTACATATaaagaagaaatatatactacTAATTTAGACATAAATAAAGTACCACATCATGTCAAACTTCAAGCTGAAAAAATTGCAAAAGAATTAGAAAATAGAGGGGTCCATTTGGATCCAGAAGATgctgataaaaataataaggacATTGATGAAGAAGATTTATTTGGGGCCGTTAGACGAAATAAGGATAAGTTTGCAAAATCTCATaagtttaaaaaagatgataataatagtaataacaACAATAATGGCAGTAATAGCAGCAAAAACAAATCTAGGTTCCACCAGTTCACTATTAAAGATTTAAAGGAAAAACTTCAACTTGTcaaaaaggaaaatgaaaaaaaatatccaa TAaataagcaaaaaaaaataaattttacaatATCGTCTTcgaatgatgaaaataattctagcaataaaaaaaataaagggtCTTCGAAAAATCCGGCAACCCAAAACGCCGAGTTTATT GGTATTAATGCCTTAAATTTGGAACCTGCACTACCAAAACTGGATGAAAAAACGAGACCAGAATGGATTATGCTCAAAAACAAAACCAAAAATAGAACATCAAACAAGAAAGATAAATCCACagaaaaaatggaatttaTTACCGCTGCTAAAgaatttaatgaaaaactAGCCAA caaaattaatttaaatgcaAAAGAATCAAATACAaagacaaataaaaattttatgggATCACCGAATAGGTTATCTAATGAAAATCAGAAAAATTTATCCAACGCTTCAG ataaaggaaaatataaaaacgcGCAAGATATAG ATATGAGTAAAATTCAAGGAAATGGAAACATGATGAATCACATGAATTTTAACCCCAATTTAAATGCAAATTATATACCAAATGGCTCGAACATGCCCCCATATAACCCCtatattatgaattataacaacatgaaaaataacattCCGGATCCCAATATGG gttattatcaaaatgtAATGCCAGATCCtcagaataataaaatgtttcaATTTGATGATCTTAACATGAACAGAAATGATGGAATCCCTTATGCTTAC caaaacataaacataaatatgatgCTGAACAAATTTCAAAATTCAATATATAATCCCCCTATTAAAGATGATGCTGATTTAAAATCTTCCACAAAATTGTGCTCATTTCCAGTC AAATCGGTTGAGACGAATAAAAGCTTTGATACTGTAATGGATAACGCACTAAAATATTCGAAAGAAGAAGATTGCCAAAATACACCGCTGGAATTTAAAAGCACAAAAAATTTGAGCTATAAAACGATATTAGGGGAAATACCATCAGGCTCAtcttcaaataattatcaaGATATTAAGagtttttcaaataatatgcctatacaacaaaatatttcaaatattGTAGTTAATCTTCCATTTATACCTGTAGTTCCTAGAGCAATGAATACTCCATTTATGGAAGGTGGATCTTATTTTAATCCATATGTTCGGGGATATTATCCAAATAATTGTGTTCCcataaattcaaataatggtcaattttttaatatgcctataacaaatatagatacaaattattcaggaaataaaaatatgaatatgtaCCCACTAAGAAACCCACATTTATCGAATAATCGTATGCATTACCCTGGAGTATCTTATATGCCGTATAATATGAATTACGGggtaaataataacattacTAATaccaataataatttaaatatgatgaATAATTCAAATGCCCCAATgcataatatgaatatgcCACCGTATCCCCCAGATTTTGTTGTTATGGATccacaaaaatattcaaatcCTCATTCTCCATCTTCCCCGTTTTTTCCGAAGTATCAATGccaaatttattatgtcCCTCCTGTTCACCGAATGAATAATGCCTAG